GGGAGACTAAGATCATTACTCATCAAGGAAAAGTAAAAAGAGTTAGGTTTGATGAGGGGGAAGACTTCTGAATACATTAAAATCAATTTTAACAAGTGCTACTTTTTTAACAATTGTAACTAATACTACATTTTTAGCAATTGCTACATTATACTTAAAACATTTATTCGGTAGAAATATCCAAAAGCAAAAAGGAAGAATTGACAGCAAACTTGAAGAGCTTAAGAGCGAATTACAACTTAAGAGTTCAAAAGAACAAGAGTTATTAAATAGAAAAAGAGAAGTTTATATTGAATTAGTTGACTCTATGGCTATTTTCATTGAACCGAGGGTACCTGAAGAAAAAAAAGATGAATATAAACAGAAGTTTTTAAAAGCTTATGATACTGCGTGGTTATGGGCCAGTGATTCTGTAATAAATGCAATGTCAGCATACATGCAGTTGAAAATTGATAATATTTCAGGCGAAAGAGAAGAATCTGCATTTGCCAATTGTGTTTTAGAGATGAGAAAAGATATTTTGGGATCATCTGATGTAGAAGTACAAGACTATAAATTTATTTATTTTTGAGTTCTACCAGAAAACTGGAGACACTTGGCGATGCAACAGTGAATTCGTTGAGTGTCTTTTTAATTTGGGGTGAAAAATATTGAAACAAATTTCATTTGAATTACCTGAAATAGATCGTGAAGAAACAAAAAAAGCAGTTGAAGCCGCATTTGAAAAGTATCAATTTTATTTATTAACAGTCCCAGATGAAAAACTTCCTAAAGTAACAGCAACTTATTCTTTAACTCCTCCTTCTAGTACGAATGAATTCCATTCTTCAACTGAAGATATTGCAATTAGAAGTATTGACTTTGAAAGAGAACGGGATAGATACATTGAGTGGATAAGAAGGGCTGTTAATCGCTTATCCAATAAAGAAAGAGAAATAATTATAAAGCGTTATTTGCAAGGTGAAGAAGTATTTGATTATGAAGTATATAATGAATTAGGTTTTGGGGAAAGAAAATATTATAGATTAAAAGCTAGAATTTTTTATAAACTTGCTTTTTTATTACGGATTGAAGTATATAAAATTAAAGGACGTTCATAAGAACGTCTTTTTTTGTTTTATTTTTTGAGAATTTGATTTAGAATAAAAAATTGAGGTGAAAAAAATGGAAATAGTAATTAATGAAACTTATAAAGTAAGCACATCACTTGCACTTTTAATCTTAATACTTCTAATTATCGTACTTATGTTACTTAGAAAAATTCCTTATTTGAGTAAAAAAAAGGAATCAGACAGCTCTAAAGATATTAATGATTGGGTTGAGAAAAAAGATTTATTTTATTGGATAATAATTATTTGTCTAGGAGCTATAAGTTTATTTACATATGATTATAGTGGGAATAAAGATGCAATAAGTCACTGGGGATTCGCTGGAACTATTGTTTCAATAATCTTAGCAGTAGTTGCTTTAATATTTACCTTTTACCAGACATTTTCAAATAATAATTCCGCAACAATTATAGAAGATGCGGCAAAAAAAATAAAAAAAGCCACTGATGGTTTTGATACAAATGAAATAATTAAAGCTGGCACGATAATATCTGATATCTCAGAAAATCTCCAACAGCAAATTAGACAATTAAATCAAGAAATGGTTTCAATAAGAGCAGATCAAACAACAAGTTTCAAAAATATACAAAAATTATTTGAACAACAACTCCAACAAAATAATAATAAAAATGAGGTAGGTATATATATAGAATTAGAACCAGGGGAGTTTATTAATAAAATCTATTTTGAGCTACCTGGTATTTTACAATTTATGATTTATAGCATCTACAGTTTTAATAAAGAAAAGATTAATCTAACTCGGAATATGGAGGAAAATTTTCTTTCAGGAGTTTGTAACATAACTATAACATCGGAATCAAGCGAATTTATACAGGGGTATGCTAAGGGTCTTTATTTTTCAGCATTGATAAATTCTATTATTTGGTTAGAATTTTTTGGCTTAAGAAAAACGGATAATGGTCCAATTCTTCCTCCTGTTATTATTAATGATTTAGATAACCTAGATATACAAAAGGATTCAGATATTGATGATTTAGATTTAG
This DNA window, taken from Niallia sp. Man26, encodes the following:
- a CDS encoding ArpU family phage packaging/lysis transcriptional regulator, which translates into the protein MKQISFELPEIDREETKKAVEAAFEKYQFYLLTVPDEKLPKVTATYSLTPPSSTNEFHSSTEDIAIRSIDFERERDRYIEWIRRAVNRLSNKEREIIIKRYLQGEEVFDYEVYNELGFGERKYYRLKARIFYKLAFLLRIEVYKIKGRS